One Leifsonia shinshuensis DNA window includes the following coding sequences:
- a CDS encoding alpha-E domain-containing protein, protein MLSRIASSLFWIGRYVERSDGTARILDVHLQLLLEDPWIDEDTACRSLLGVMGSAAVPGPLAREDVLRLLAVDRGTPASIAYSLAAARENARRAREIVSTELWECLNTTAARVPRRVTSDKVHEFFTWVRDRTALAVGIMDSGASRDEAWHFFTLGRSLERADMTARLLATRSLTEASGPSWTTILRSCGAYEAYLRTYRGVPSARNAAEFLLHDRLFPRSILYAITCAVASLRDIEPRHERAGVSDRGARLLGQVQSELEFRPVAEVLDDLPAHMAAIQEATSAATSAITRRYFPESTAPSWTGERG, encoded by the coding sequence ATGCTGAGCCGGATCGCCTCGTCCCTGTTCTGGATCGGCCGCTACGTCGAGCGCAGCGACGGCACCGCGCGCATCCTCGACGTCCACCTCCAGCTGCTGCTGGAGGACCCGTGGATCGACGAGGACACCGCCTGCCGGTCGCTGCTCGGCGTGATGGGCTCCGCCGCCGTCCCCGGTCCGCTCGCGCGCGAGGACGTCCTGCGCCTCCTCGCCGTCGACCGCGGCACTCCGGCCTCCATCGCCTACTCGCTCGCCGCCGCGCGGGAGAACGCGCGGCGCGCCAGGGAGATCGTCTCGACCGAGCTGTGGGAGTGCCTGAACACCACGGCCGCGCGGGTGCCACGGCGGGTGACCAGCGACAAGGTGCACGAGTTCTTCACCTGGGTGCGCGATCGTACGGCGCTCGCCGTCGGGATCATGGACTCCGGCGCGAGCCGCGACGAGGCCTGGCACTTCTTCACGCTGGGCCGCAGCCTGGAGCGCGCGGACATGACCGCCCGGCTGCTCGCGACCCGCTCGCTCACGGAGGCCAGCGGCCCGAGCTGGACGACCATCCTGCGCTCCTGCGGGGCCTACGAGGCCTACCTGCGCACCTACCGCGGCGTGCCCTCCGCCCGGAACGCCGCCGAGTTCCTGCTGCACGACCGGCTGTTCCCGCGGTCGATCCTCTACGCGATCACGTGCGCCGTGGCGAGCCTGCGCGACATCGAGCCGCGGCACGAGCGCGCGGGGGTATCCGACCGGGGCGCGCGCCTGCTCGGCCAGGTGCAGAGCGAGCTGGAGTTCCGGCCGGTCGCGGAGGTGCTCGACGACCTCCCGGCGCACATGGCGGCGATCCAGGAGGCGACCAGCGCGGCGACGTCCGCGATCACCCGGCGCTACTTCCCGGAGAGCACGGCGCCGAGCTGGACGGGGGAGCGCGGATGA
- a CDS encoding circularly permuted type 2 ATP-grasp protein, with product MGDLFGGYGTQAVRRRRGRTAPFDEMFSDSRGATAERTRPAYRELFAALAALTQEELRGRTDALASSYLAQGVTFDFAGEERPFPLDAVPRVIEQSEWAPIESGVKQRVRALEAFLSDVYGAQNAVRDGVIPAGLITSSAHFHRAAAGVESANGVRVHVSGIDLIRDERGGWRVLEDNVRVPSGVSYVISNRRVMAQTLPELFTSMRVRPVGDYPYRLLQALKASAPGGMENPNVVVLTPGVYNSAYFEHTLLARLMGVELVEGRDLFCSGGTVWMRTTSGPQRVDVIYRRIDDDFLDPLQFRVDSVLGTPGLMLAARLGTVTIANAVGNGVADDKLVYTYLPDLIRYYLAEDPILPNVDTWRLEEPDALAEVLDRLDELVVKPVDGSGGKGLVIGPDADRKELARLRAQLVADPRGWIAQPVVQLSTIPTLVDDGMRPRHVDLRPFAVNDGRDVWVLPGGLTRVALAEGQLVVNSSQGGGSKDTWVVGLPDGPAERVEQRNVSGLVADQAAAPPLPAPDHSREDAPRTDQQQQQQQLAASDRDEAPRC from the coding sequence ATGGGCGATCTGTTCGGCGGGTACGGCACGCAGGCCGTGCGGCGCCGGCGCGGCCGCACCGCGCCGTTCGACGAGATGTTCTCCGATTCCCGCGGCGCCACCGCCGAACGCACCCGCCCCGCCTACCGCGAACTGTTCGCGGCGCTGGCCGCGCTGACCCAGGAGGAGCTCCGCGGCCGCACTGACGCGCTGGCCAGCTCCTACCTCGCACAGGGCGTCACGTTCGACTTCGCGGGCGAGGAGCGGCCGTTCCCGCTCGACGCGGTCCCGCGGGTGATCGAGCAGTCCGAGTGGGCGCCGATCGAGAGCGGGGTCAAGCAGCGGGTCCGGGCGCTGGAGGCCTTCCTCAGCGACGTCTACGGCGCGCAGAACGCGGTCCGCGACGGCGTCATCCCGGCCGGCCTGATCACCTCGTCGGCGCACTTCCACCGCGCCGCGGCCGGCGTGGAGAGCGCGAACGGAGTGCGCGTCCACGTCTCCGGCATCGACCTGATCCGCGACGAGCGGGGCGGCTGGCGGGTGCTGGAGGACAACGTCCGGGTGCCGAGCGGCGTCTCGTACGTCATCTCCAACCGCCGGGTGATGGCGCAGACCCTCCCCGAGCTCTTCACTTCGATGCGCGTGCGCCCGGTCGGCGACTACCCGTACCGGCTGCTGCAGGCGCTGAAGGCGAGCGCGCCGGGCGGCATGGAGAACCCGAACGTGGTGGTCCTCACCCCGGGCGTCTACAACTCCGCGTACTTCGAGCACACCCTCCTCGCCCGGCTGATGGGGGTGGAGCTGGTGGAGGGCCGCGACCTGTTCTGCTCCGGCGGCACGGTGTGGATGCGCACCACCTCGGGCCCGCAGCGCGTCGACGTGATCTACCGCCGCATCGACGACGACTTCCTCGACCCGCTGCAGTTCCGGGTCGACTCGGTGCTCGGCACGCCCGGGCTGATGCTGGCCGCCCGGCTCGGCACCGTGACGATCGCCAACGCGGTCGGCAACGGCGTCGCCGACGACAAGCTCGTCTACACCTACCTCCCGGACCTGATCCGCTACTACCTGGCCGAGGACCCGATCCTCCCGAACGTCGACACCTGGCGCCTGGAGGAGCCAGACGCGCTCGCCGAGGTGCTCGACCGGCTGGACGAGCTGGTGGTCAAACCGGTCGACGGCTCGGGCGGGAAGGGGCTCGTGATCGGGCCGGACGCCGACCGCAAGGAGCTGGCCCGGCTGCGCGCGCAGCTGGTCGCGGACCCGCGCGGCTGGATCGCGCAGCCGGTGGTGCAGCTCTCCACCATCCCGACGCTCGTGGACGACGGGATGCGGCCGCGGCACGTCGACCTGCGGCCGTTCGCCGTGAACGACGGGCGGGACGTGTGGGTGCTGCCGGGAGGCCTGACCCGGGTGGCGCTCGCGGAGGGCCAGCTCGTCGTCAACAGCAGCCAGGGCGGCGGCTCGAAGGACACCTGGGTGGTGGGGCTGCCGGACGGGCCGGCAGAGCGGGTGGAGCAGAGGAACGTCTCGGGCCTCGTCGCGGACCAGGCCGCAGCGCCGCCGCTGCCCGCCCCCGACCACTCGCGGGAGGACGCCCCGCGCACCGACCAGCAGCAACAGCAGCAGCAGTTGGCGGCGTCCGACCGGGACGAGGCTCCGCGATGCTGA
- a CDS encoding aldose 1-epimerase family protein, with protein sequence MSIPISGTHFGLTAGDYHATIASVGASLRTLEFDGRPLVVPFSADEVRPAFRGATLAPWPNRVVDGRYTFDGTEQQLPLTEPARGHALHGLATWLDFTAIDRSASSVTLSATIEAQDGYPHRVEVAVAFVLDEDGLHTTVTGTNTGTSPAPWGTGPHPYLVAGDGRVDDWTLALPADRVLTVTEDRLIPVGLSDVQGGPFDFRAARPIADTFIDHAFTGLRRDADGTATVALTTTEGTGVAMTWDAACPWVQVHTADRDIPELNRLGLAVEPMTCPPDAYNSGTDLIVLEPGESAAAGWTIRAL encoded by the coding sequence ATGAGCATTCCGATCTCCGGCACCCACTTCGGCCTCACCGCGGGCGACTACCACGCGACCATCGCGTCCGTCGGCGCCTCCCTGCGCACGCTGGAGTTCGACGGACGGCCCCTCGTCGTGCCGTTCAGCGCCGACGAGGTGCGGCCGGCGTTCCGGGGCGCGACCCTGGCGCCGTGGCCGAACCGGGTCGTGGACGGCCGGTACACCTTCGACGGGACCGAGCAGCAGCTCCCGCTCACCGAGCCTGCCCGAGGCCACGCTCTGCACGGCCTCGCCACCTGGCTCGATTTCACCGCCATCGACCGCTCCGCCAGCAGCGTGACTCTGTCCGCGACCATCGAGGCGCAGGACGGCTACCCGCATCGCGTGGAGGTCGCGGTCGCGTTCGTGCTGGACGAGGACGGCCTGCACACCACCGTCACCGGAACCAACACGGGCACGTCGCCCGCGCCGTGGGGCACGGGGCCGCACCCGTACCTGGTGGCGGGCGACGGCCGCGTGGACGACTGGACGCTCGCCCTCCCGGCCGACCGCGTGCTCACGGTGACCGAGGACCGGCTGATCCCGGTCGGCCTCTCCGACGTGCAGGGCGGCCCCTTCGACTTCCGCGCGGCACGCCCGATCGCCGACACGTTCATCGACCACGCCTTCACGGGACTCCGCCGCGACGCCGACGGCACCGCGACGGTCGCTCTGACCACCACGGAGGGCACCGGCGTCGCGATGACGTGGGACGCGGCGTGCCCGTGGGTGCAGGTGCACACCGCGGACCGCGACATCCCCGAGCTGAACCGCCTCGGGCTCGCCGTCGAGCCCATGACGTGCCCGCCCGACGCGTACAACTCGGGCACGGACCTGATCGTGCTGGAGCCCGGGGAGTCGGCCGCGGCGGGATGGACGATCCGGGCGCTCTAA
- a CDS encoding flavin monoamine oxidase family protein, which yields MNSIERDVVIVGAGASGLTAATELKKAGLSVAVLEARDRVGGRLWTNDIDGATLEIGGQWVSPDQDALIGTLEELGLETYSRYRQGINIYLGENGARRTFEGEIFPVAPATEQEIVGLIERLDALVAEIDPDRPWEHPQAKELDEISFRRWLETQTDDEEARLNIGMFIAGAMLTKPAHAFSALQALLMAASAGSFSNLVDADFILDKRVKGGLQQVPLLLAERLGDDVHLDSPVRTLRWDAEGTGSGVTAITDDLQVHARFAILAVPPVLISRISYDPPLPRRQQQLHQHLSMGFVIKVHAVYETPFWRDLGYSGTAFSPYELVHEAYDNSYDGDPRGTLVGFVSDESADDVFRLSPEERKARILESLSHYYGVQALSPVVYYESDWGSEEWTRGAYAASFDMGGLARYGADLRTPVGPIHFSCSDMAGKGYQHVDGAIRVGRETAAAIVAALQPAG from the coding sequence ATGAACAGCATCGAACGTGACGTCGTCATCGTCGGCGCTGGAGCCTCCGGCCTCACGGCCGCGACGGAACTGAAGAAGGCCGGCCTGAGCGTCGCCGTGCTGGAGGCCCGCGACCGCGTGGGCGGCCGGCTCTGGACGAACGACATCGACGGCGCCACCCTGGAGATCGGCGGCCAGTGGGTCTCGCCCGACCAGGACGCGCTGATCGGAACCCTGGAAGAGCTGGGGCTGGAGACCTACTCCCGCTACCGCCAGGGCATCAACATCTACCTCGGCGAGAACGGCGCCCGCCGCACGTTCGAGGGCGAGATCTTCCCGGTCGCCCCGGCGACCGAGCAGGAGATCGTCGGCCTGATCGAGCGCCTGGACGCGCTCGTCGCCGAGATCGACCCCGACCGGCCGTGGGAGCACCCGCAGGCCAAGGAGCTGGACGAGATCTCGTTCCGCCGCTGGCTGGAGACCCAGACCGACGACGAAGAGGCCCGCCTCAACATCGGCATGTTCATCGCCGGCGCCATGCTCACCAAGCCCGCGCACGCCTTCTCCGCGCTGCAGGCCCTGCTCATGGCCGCCAGCGCCGGCAGCTTCAGCAACCTGGTGGACGCCGACTTCATCCTCGACAAGCGGGTGAAGGGCGGCCTCCAGCAGGTGCCGCTGCTGCTCGCCGAGCGGCTGGGCGACGACGTCCACCTGGACTCCCCGGTGCGCACCCTGCGCTGGGACGCCGAGGGCACCGGCTCCGGGGTCACCGCGATCACCGACGACCTCCAGGTGCACGCCCGCTTCGCGATCCTGGCCGTGCCCCCGGTCCTGATCAGCCGGATCTCCTACGACCCCCCGCTGCCGCGCCGCCAGCAGCAGCTGCACCAGCACCTCTCGATGGGCTTCGTCATCAAGGTGCACGCCGTCTACGAGACGCCGTTCTGGCGCGACCTCGGTTACAGCGGCACCGCCTTCAGCCCGTACGAGCTCGTGCACGAGGCGTACGACAACAGCTACGACGGCGACCCGCGCGGCACCCTGGTCGGCTTCGTCTCCGACGAGTCGGCGGACGATGTGTTCCGGCTGAGCCCGGAGGAGCGCAAGGCGCGCATCCTCGAGTCGCTGTCGCACTACTACGGCGTGCAGGCGCTGAGCCCCGTCGTGTACTACGAGAGCGACTGGGGCAGCGAGGAGTGGACCCGCGGCGCCTACGCGGCGAGCTTCGACATGGGCGGCCTGGCGCGCTACGGCGCGGACCTGCGCACGCCGGTCGGTCCGATCCACTTCTCCTGCAGCGACATGGCGGGCAAGGGCTACCAGCACGTGGACGGCGCGATCCGCGTCGGCCGCGAGACCGCGGCGGCGATCGTCGCAGCCCTCCAGCCGGCGGGCTAG
- a CDS encoding response regulator, with translation MIRIVIADDHPVVRAGVRALLDAEDDLEVIREAATADDAVRLAEELAPDLVLMDLQFADGPRGAEATRRIRALDDPPHVLVLTNYDTDADILNAIEAGASGYLLKDAPPDELVAAVRAAAAGESALAPVIAGRLMARMRAPLTSLSARELEVLELVAAGASNTDIAGRLHITEATVKSHLVHIFTKLDVGSRTAAVSAARRLGLLR, from the coding sequence ATGATCCGCATCGTCATCGCCGACGACCACCCGGTCGTTCGCGCGGGCGTCCGAGCCCTGCTGGACGCCGAGGACGACCTGGAGGTGATCCGGGAGGCCGCCACCGCCGACGACGCCGTCCGCCTCGCCGAGGAGCTCGCACCGGACCTGGTGCTCATGGACCTCCAGTTCGCCGACGGCCCGCGCGGCGCCGAGGCCACCCGGCGCATCCGCGCGCTGGACGACCCGCCGCACGTGCTCGTCCTGACCAACTACGACACCGACGCCGACATCCTCAACGCCATCGAGGCCGGCGCGAGCGGCTACCTGCTGAAGGACGCCCCGCCCGACGAGCTGGTCGCCGCCGTGCGCGCCGCCGCGGCCGGGGAGAGCGCGCTCGCCCCGGTGATCGCCGGCCGGCTCATGGCCCGGATGCGCGCGCCGCTGACCAGCCTCTCTGCGCGCGAGCTGGAGGTGCTGGAACTGGTCGCCGCCGGCGCGTCGAACACCGATATCGCGGGTCGCCTCCACATCACGGAGGCCACGGTGAAGTCGCACCTCGTGCACATCTTCACGAAGCTCGACGTCGGCTCGCGCACCGCGGCCGTGAGCGCGGCCCGCAGGCTCGGGCTGCTGCGCTGA
- a CDS encoding sensor histidine kinase: protein MSHSALTPVFVGLRVGLHVLIAGLLVLVLVRLPALPPPAAAAGLALVVVFAAVYVSSAFVRRVPEGWRRLAATVWVTVLALVWVGLVILVPEAAYLAFPLFFLLLHLLPRWLGPVAVVVTTAIAILALGLHQGFSVGAVIGPLIGAGVAILLGLGYRALAQEAAEREALLAELLSTRDRLAETEREQGALAERARLAREIHDTVAQGLSSIQLLLHAAERADPDRPGIEHVRLARDTAADSLAETRAFIRELTPPALDAGLGEALRRLGEAQSTPGGLRVEVETPPSLDLPMDLQTALLRIAQGAIANVRKHARADRATLTVRKDGDSTVLVVADDGVGFDPGAVAAGPGGADSFGLRAIAERVAQLDGTLDVDSAPGRGTRLTVTVPARADGGVA, encoded by the coding sequence ATGTCCCACAGTGCCCTCACCCCGGTCTTCGTCGGGCTGCGCGTCGGGCTGCACGTGCTCATCGCCGGACTGCTCGTCCTGGTGCTCGTGCGGCTCCCCGCGCTGCCGCCTCCCGCCGCCGCGGCCGGGCTGGCGCTGGTCGTCGTGTTCGCCGCCGTGTACGTCTCGAGCGCGTTCGTGCGGAGGGTTCCGGAGGGGTGGCGCCGGCTCGCGGCGACCGTCTGGGTGACCGTGCTGGCGCTCGTCTGGGTCGGCCTCGTGATCCTCGTGCCGGAGGCCGCCTACCTGGCCTTCCCGCTGTTCTTCCTCCTGCTCCACCTGCTCCCGCGGTGGCTCGGCCCGGTCGCCGTCGTCGTCACGACCGCGATCGCGATCCTCGCCCTCGGCCTCCACCAGGGCTTCTCGGTGGGCGCCGTCATCGGGCCGCTGATCGGCGCGGGCGTCGCCATCCTGCTCGGCCTCGGCTATCGCGCCCTGGCCCAGGAGGCCGCCGAGCGGGAGGCGCTGCTCGCCGAACTGCTCTCCACCCGCGACCGCCTCGCCGAGACGGAGCGCGAGCAAGGTGCGCTCGCCGAGCGCGCCCGGCTCGCCCGCGAGATCCACGACACCGTCGCGCAGGGTCTCTCCAGCATCCAGCTGCTGCTGCACGCGGCGGAGCGCGCCGACCCGGACCGCCCGGGCATCGAGCACGTCCGCCTGGCGCGGGACACCGCCGCCGACAGCCTGGCCGAGACCCGGGCTTTCATCCGCGAGCTGACCCCGCCGGCGCTCGACGCCGGTCTGGGCGAGGCGCTGCGGCGGCTGGGGGAGGCGCAGTCGACGCCGGGCGGCCTCCGCGTCGAGGTCGAGACGCCCCCGTCGCTCGACCTGCCGATGGACCTGCAGACCGCCCTGCTGCGGATCGCCCAGGGCGCGATCGCGAACGTCCGGAAGCACGCGCGCGCCGACCGGGCGACGCTCACGGTGCGGAAGGACGGGGACTCGACCGTGCTGGTCGTCGCGGACGACGGCGTGGGCTTCGATCCGGGAGCGGTCGCGGCCGGCCCGGGCGGCGCGGACTCGTTCGGCCTCCGCGCGATCGCCGAGCGCGTCGCCCAGCTGGACGGGACGCTCGACGTCGACAGCGCGCCAGGGCGCGGCACCCGGCTGACCGTGACCGTGCCCGCTCGGGCGGACGGAGGCGTCGCATGA
- a CDS encoding ABC transporter permease: protein MFVAWRDLRHARGRFILIGGVVALITVLVGFLAGLTGGLAAQNVSAVLDLPGDRLVLQKPADGSASFSESSLPASAVAAWQQADGVRDAVPVGIAQTRAMQDGTSTGVALFGLPADAGDTALTRLAPSDDAEVGLSAGAAKELHASVGDTVAILGADFRVATVGGDAWYSHTPVIALTPDAWAAADKRMGGDGRATVLAVSGSPDWDAVANRTGTSAQPALLSLTALETFKSEIGSLGLMVAMLFGISALVVGAFFTVWTMQRSGDIAVLKALGATQRSLVADALGQALVVLVAGIGAGMLVVLGLGALASGALPFLVAPLTTVVPAVAMTLLGLAGAAVALRTVTTADPLTALGSNR, encoded by the coding sequence GTGTTCGTCGCCTGGCGCGACCTCCGGCACGCCCGCGGCCGGTTCATCCTGATCGGCGGCGTCGTCGCCCTCATCACCGTGCTGGTGGGCTTCCTCGCCGGCCTGACCGGCGGCCTCGCCGCTCAGAACGTCTCCGCCGTGCTCGACCTGCCCGGCGACCGGCTCGTGCTCCAGAAGCCGGCGGACGGGAGCGCGAGCTTCAGCGAGTCGTCGCTGCCCGCGTCGGCCGTCGCGGCGTGGCAGCAGGCCGACGGTGTCCGGGACGCCGTCCCCGTCGGGATCGCTCAGACGCGCGCGATGCAGGACGGCACGTCCACAGGAGTCGCGCTGTTCGGGCTCCCCGCCGACGCCGGCGACACCGCGCTCACCCGCCTCGCGCCGTCCGACGACGCCGAGGTCGGCCTGTCCGCCGGCGCCGCGAAGGAACTGCACGCGTCGGTCGGCGACACCGTCGCCATCCTCGGGGCCGACTTCCGGGTCGCGACCGTCGGCGGCGACGCCTGGTACAGCCACACGCCGGTGATCGCGCTGACCCCGGATGCGTGGGCGGCGGCCGACAAGCGGATGGGCGGCGACGGGAGGGCGACCGTCCTCGCCGTGTCGGGCAGTCCGGACTGGGACGCCGTCGCGAACCGCACAGGGACCTCCGCGCAGCCCGCCCTGCTCAGCCTGACCGCGCTGGAGACGTTCAAGAGCGAGATCGGCTCGCTCGGCCTCATGGTCGCCATGCTGTTCGGGATCTCCGCCCTGGTGGTCGGCGCGTTCTTCACGGTGTGGACGATGCAGCGCTCGGGCGACATCGCCGTGCTCAAGGCGCTCGGCGCCACGCAGCGCTCGCTCGTGGCCGACGCGCTCGGGCAGGCGCTCGTCGTGCTCGTCGCCGGGATCGGGGCCGGCATGCTCGTCGTGCTCGGTCTCGGAGCCCTCGCCTCCGGCGCGCTGCCGTTCCTGGTCGCGCCGCTCACGACCGTCGTCCCCGCCGTCGCGATGACCCTGCTGGGTCTCGCCGGCGCGGCCGTCGCCCTCCGCACCGTCACCACCGCCGACCCCCTCACCGCACTCGGGAGCAACCGATGA
- a CDS encoding ABC transporter ATP-binding protein — protein sequence MITLDDVTLTFPDGSSRVTAVDHVTLHGRAGVVTGITGPSGSGKSSILALAATLIRPDSGSVLIGGEDAAALTADEATSLRRERIGIVFQQSNLLASLTAREQLQVMGELGGSQRRSARTRVRERADGLLDAVGLSAHADKRPAQLSGGQRQRVALARALVRSPQVLLVDEPTSALDQESGAAVMDLIARLTHERGTATLLVTHDLVHSPALDELVTVVDGRVVGVPEPV from the coding sequence ATGATCACCCTCGACGACGTCACCCTCACCTTCCCCGACGGATCGTCCCGCGTCACCGCGGTCGACCACGTCACCCTGCACGGCCGCGCCGGAGTGGTCACCGGGATCACCGGGCCGTCCGGCTCGGGCAAGTCCAGCATCCTCGCTCTCGCCGCCACGCTCATCCGCCCCGACTCGGGCAGCGTGCTGATCGGCGGGGAGGACGCGGCGGCGCTGACGGCGGACGAGGCGACGAGCCTGCGCCGCGAGCGCATCGGGATCGTGTTCCAGCAGTCCAACCTGCTGGCCTCGCTCACTGCGCGCGAACAACTCCAGGTCATGGGCGAGCTCGGCGGATCGCAGCGCCGGAGCGCCAGGACGCGCGTGCGCGAGCGTGCCGACGGACTGCTCGACGCGGTCGGCCTGAGCGCCCACGCGGACAAGCGCCCGGCGCAGCTGTCGGGAGGCCAGCGCCAGCGCGTCGCCCTCGCCCGGGCGCTCGTCCGCAGCCCGCAGGTGCTGCTCGTGGACGAGCCGACGAGCGCGCTCGACCAGGAGAGCGGCGCGGCCGTGATGGACCTGATCGCCCGGCTCACGCACGAGCGCGGGACCGCCACGCTGCTCGTGACGCACGACCTCGTGCACTCGCCCGCGCTGGACGAGCTGGTCACCGTCGTGGATGGCCGGGTCGTCGGGGTCCCGGAGCCTGTTTAG
- a CDS encoding FUSC family protein → MRAANWLKRHDPDFAALRRAGRAAIVMPLLFAFGSIVLHDGQVATFAAFGSFAMLLLVDFSGPLVDRVQAQLALALAGAVLVCLGTLASRPVWLSAVAMAVVAFAVLFAGSVSSVTASASTSLLLAFILPVTLPGTVAAIGPRLLGWGIASVVAVVAIVALWPAPAREPLRAPAVDACRALAARLRAEAAAMLRAGSPDLAAERDRAIAEADAAVDALHTAFLRTPYRPTGLSTSARTIVRLVDELNWLNSVIAQFDHVKITAATPGPVHVAAFEVKSTSAAVLEEGATLLAQHGGDPAALDTALTLLVEARTGVEAATMALPAGPDPDGGRRGAAEVVTALDPGFRAQELAQAVETVAGNIALTARAERRSWWQRLLGRQPGDLAGPVAAAAERASGFIGWNSVWLRNSIRGAIALGLAVLLANLTGVQHSFWVVLGTLSVLRSNALSTGQTVVRGVVGTAVGVLLGALAMLAIGDNRVVIWVLLPIAILVAGIAPAAISFAAGQAAFTILLVLLFNLIAPSGWTVGLIRIEDIALGCAVSLVVGLLFWPRGAAASLRQALAEAYRESVRYLGATVAFGLGRCDANAAAEHPEPRQQALRAAAAARRLDDAFRTYLGERGSKQRPLAEVSASVGGVAGVRLASDAILDLWRRQEAAGDEPEGARRSLGDSVERLDGWYEQLATSLVAREPLPAPVPADPEDRDRLADVVADDLGDGSGHIVARAVRIIWTGDYLDVVRRLESVIVGPVDALGDDLVAGRRGPGSRMR, encoded by the coding sequence ATGCGTGCGGCGAACTGGCTGAAGCGCCACGACCCCGATTTCGCGGCGCTGCGCCGTGCCGGACGTGCCGCGATCGTCATGCCGCTGCTGTTCGCGTTCGGCAGCATCGTCCTCCACGACGGGCAGGTCGCGACCTTCGCGGCGTTCGGCTCGTTCGCGATGCTGCTGCTCGTCGACTTCAGCGGGCCGCTGGTCGACCGGGTCCAGGCCCAGCTCGCGCTCGCGCTGGCGGGCGCCGTGCTCGTCTGCCTCGGGACCCTCGCGTCGCGGCCGGTCTGGCTCTCCGCCGTCGCCATGGCCGTCGTCGCCTTCGCCGTGCTGTTCGCCGGCTCGGTGAGCTCCGTCACGGCGTCGGCCAGCACCTCGCTGCTTCTCGCGTTCATCCTGCCGGTCACGCTTCCCGGGACGGTCGCCGCCATCGGCCCGCGCCTGCTCGGCTGGGGGATCGCATCGGTCGTCGCCGTGGTCGCGATCGTCGCGCTCTGGCCCGCGCCCGCACGGGAGCCGTTGCGCGCACCCGCGGTGGACGCCTGCCGGGCACTCGCGGCTCGCCTGCGCGCAGAGGCCGCGGCGATGCTCCGCGCGGGCAGCCCCGATCTCGCCGCCGAGCGTGACCGGGCCATCGCGGAGGCCGACGCAGCGGTCGACGCGCTTCACACGGCGTTCCTCCGCACGCCCTACCGGCCGACCGGCCTCAGCACGTCGGCACGGACCATCGTGCGGCTGGTCGACGAGCTGAACTGGCTGAACTCGGTGATCGCGCAGTTCGACCACGTCAAGATCACCGCGGCCACCCCCGGTCCGGTGCACGTCGCGGCGTTCGAGGTGAAGAGCACTTCCGCTGCGGTGCTGGAGGAGGGCGCCACCCTGCTCGCGCAGCACGGCGGCGACCCGGCAGCGCTGGACACCGCTCTCACCCTGCTGGTGGAGGCCCGTACGGGAGTCGAAGCGGCCACCATGGCCCTCCCCGCCGGACCCGACCCGGATGGCGGACGGCGCGGCGCCGCCGAGGTGGTGACCGCGCTCGACCCTGGCTTCCGAGCGCAGGAGCTCGCCCAGGCGGTGGAGACCGTGGCCGGGAACATCGCGCTCACCGCGCGGGCGGAGCGCCGCAGCTGGTGGCAGCGCCTCCTGGGGCGACAGCCCGGCGACCTGGCCGGCCCGGTCGCCGCGGCGGCGGAGCGCGCGAGCGGCTTCATCGGCTGGAACTCGGTGTGGCTGCGCAACAGCATCCGCGGTGCGATCGCGCTCGGGCTCGCCGTGCTGCTCGCCAACCTCACCGGCGTGCAGCACTCCTTCTGGGTCGTGCTCGGCACTCTCTCCGTGCTCCGCTCCAACGCCCTGAGCACCGGCCAGACCGTGGTGCGCGGCGTGGTCGGCACCGCCGTCGGCGTGCTGCTCGGCGCCCTGGCGATGCTCGCGATCGGCGACAACCGCGTCGTGATCTGGGTGCTGCTCCCGATCGCCATCCTGGTGGCCGGCATCGCGCCGGCCGCGATCTCGTTCGCCGCGGGGCAGGCCGCCTTCACCATCCTGCTGGTGCTGCTGTTCAACCTGATCGCGCCGTCCGGCTGGACCGTCGGCCTGATCCGCATCGAGGACATCGCGCTCGGCTGCGCGGTCAGCCTGGTCGTCGGGCTGCTGTTCTGGCCGCGCGGCGCGGCGGCGTCGCTGCGGCAGGCGCTGGCGGAGGCCTACCGGGAGAGCGTGCGCTATCTCGGAGCGACCGTCGCCTTCGGTCTCGGGCGCTGCGACGCGAACGCGGCGGCCGAGCATCCCGAGCCGCGGCAGCAGGCGCTCCGGGCCGCGGCGGCCGCGCGCCGGCTGGACGACGCGTTCCGCACCTACCTGGGCGAGCGCGGCAGCAAGCAGCGGCCGCTCGCCGAGGTCTCGGCGTCGGTCGGCGGCGTCGCCGGGGTGCGGCTGGCGAGCGACGCCATCCTCGACCTCTGGCGCAGGCAGGAGGCCGCGGGCGACGAGCCCGAGGGCGCCCGCCGGTCGCTGGGAGACTCCGTCGAGCGGCTGGACGGCTGGTACGAGCAGCTCGCGACGAGCCTCGTGGCGCGCGAGCCGCTGCCCGCGCCCGTGCCGGCGGACCCGGAGGACCGGGACCGGCTGGCGGATGTCGTCGCGGACGACCTCGGCGACGGCTCCGGCCACATCGTCGCGCGCGCCGTCCGGATCATCTGGACGGGCGACTACCTCGACGTGGTGCGCCGGCTGGAGTCGGTCATCGTGGGGCCGGTCGACGCGCTGGGCGATGACCTCGTGGCCGGCCGGCGCGGCCCTGGCTCACGGATGCGGTGA